In Thunnus maccoyii chromosome 3, fThuMac1.1, whole genome shotgun sequence, the following proteins share a genomic window:
- the bap1 gene encoding ubiquitin carboxyl-terminal hydrolase BAP1 isoform X3, protein MNKGWLELESDPGLFTLLVEDFGVKGVQVEEIYDLQSKCQSPVYGFIFLFKWIEERRSRRKVNTLVDETSVIDEEIVNDMFFAHQLIPNSCATHALLSVLLNCSGVELGTTLSRMKAFTKGFSPESKGYAIGNAPELARAHNSHARPEPRHLPEKQNGISAVRTMEAFHFVSYVPIKDRLFELDGLKAYPIDHGPWGEEEEWTDKARRVIMERIGLATAGEPYHDIRFNLMAVVPDRRMKYESKLDILKRNRQTVLEGLQKMIRLTQPELVHDKKQQDSSSPDDSTTAIKKEADAEPVTSQRDQASSGNTKVMGKPPVPAGGGSQQVTSTNPIVQRLPAFLDNHNYAKSPMQEEEDLAAGVGRSRMPGPPQPPYSDDEDDYEDEDEDVTGSAGTSSRFRRKASLRSRTGRVGTGMESQIALSVLAEKLKKEVQRKDALNTPLSVRTEGRTGGICITSASQPSPTPSNESTDTASEIGSAFNSPLRSPARSQAATRPSSPVASHLSRVLFGEDEMLRLDSRHNRAVRELGPSVSVALLHLQEDGVIYALPPSADLAADGTKQPCTPEKIKDKEQAGLAAAEKEGVNEGDEGPSVDVKEEESKDGAEVKPSKEKLNATETAADSKLPGDKYSPKELLALLKCVEADIASYEVYLKEEVEKRKKYKIDDQRRTHNYDEFICTFISMLAQEGMLASLVEQNISVRRRQGVSIGRLHKQRKPDRRKRSRPYKAKRQ, encoded by the exons ATGAACAAAGGCTGGCTGGAGCTCGAGAGTGACCCAG GGCTGTTCACTCTACTGGTGGAAGATTTTG GAGTCAAAGGTGTCCAAGTAGAGGAAATATATGATCTACAAAGCAAGTGTCAAAG CCCTGTCTATGGCTTCATCTTCCTGTTCAAGTGGATTGAGGAACGTCGATCCAGGAGGAAAGTTAACACTTTGGTGGATGAAACCTCTGTCATTGATGAGGAAATTGTAAATGATATGTTCTTTGCTCATCAG CTGATACCAAATTCATGTGCCACCCACGCGTTGCTGAGTGTGCTTCTGAACTGCAGTGGCGTTGAGCTCGGCACCACCCTTAGTCGCATGAAGGCTTTCACAAAAGGCTTTAGTCCCGAG agtaaAGGTTATGCAATAGGAAATGCCCCTGAGCTTGCCAGAGCACACAACAGCCATGCCAG ACCGGAGCCCAGGCACCTGCCGGAGAAACAGAATGGGATCAGTGCAGTGCGGACCATGGAAGCCTTCCACTTTGTCAGCTATGTGCCCATCAAAGACCGCCTCTTTGAGCTCGATGGACTCAAGGCTTACCCCATTGACCATG GGCCctggggagaggaggaggaatggaCTGATAAAGCTCGGCGGGTTATCATGGAAAGGATTGGACTGGCCACTGCCGG TGAGCCGTACCATGACATCCGCTTCAACCTGATGGCAGTGGTGCCTGACCGCAGGATGAAGTACGAGTCCAAACTGGATATTTTAAAGAGGAATCGACAGACTGTTCTGGAGGGTCTACAGAAG ATGATCCGGCTCACCCAGCCCGAGCTTGTCCATGATAAGAAGCAGCAAGACTCTTCCTCTCCTGATGATAGCACCACTGCAATCAAGAAGGAGGCAGATGCGGAGCCAGTTACATCCCAAAGAGATCAGGCTTCTTCAG GAAACACCAAGGTCATGGGCAAACCACCAGTCCCTGCAGGAGGAGGCTCCCAGCAAGTCACCAGTACCAACCCCATCGTTCAACGCCTGCCTGCCTTCCTAGACAACCACAACTATGCTAAGTCTCCAATGCAG gaagaggaggatctTGCTGCTGGAGTTGGTCGCTCTCGGATGCCAGGGCCTCCCCAACCGCCATACTCTGATGACGAAGATGACTATGAGGACGAGGATGAGGATGTAACTGGTTCTGCAGGCACATCAAGCAG gtttaggCGAAAGGCAAGTCTGCGATCACGAACAGGACGTGTAGGGACTGGAATGGAGAGCCAGATTGCCCTGAGTGTCCTGGCTGAGAAACTGAAGAAGGAGGTCCAAAGGAAAGATGCCTTAAACACACCTCTTTCTGTACGCACAGAAGGCCGCACTGGGGGCATTTGTATCACATCTGCTTCACAGCCTTCCCCCACACCCAGCAACGAAAGCACCGACACAGCATCTGAGATCGGCAGCGCCTTCAACTCCCCGCTGCGCTCGCCCGCACGCTCCCAGGCTGCCACGCGTCCGTCCAGTCCAGTGGCATCCCATCTGTCTCGCGTGCTGTTTGGAGAAGATGAGATGCTGAGGCTAGACTCCAGACATAACCGTGCTGTCAGAGAACTGGGTCCCTCTGTCAGCGTGGCCTTGCTACACCTGCAGGAGGATGGAGTCATCTACGCTCTTCCACCATCTG CAGATTTAGCTGCTGATGGCACCAAGCAGCCTTGCACTCCTGAGaagataaaagacaaagagCAAGCAGGCCTCGCAGCAGCGGAGAAAGAAGGAGTGAACGAGGGAGACGAGGGACCATCTGTGGACgtgaaagaagaggagagcaaAGATGGAGCAGAGGTGAAACCCAGCAAGGAAAAGCTTAACGCTACGGAAACTGCTGCAGACAGCAAGCTCCCTGGGGATAAGTACTCACCTAAA GAGTTGCTCGCACTGCTCAAGTGCGTGGAGGCGGACATTGCCAGTTATGAGGTGTATCtaaaggaggaagtagagaagagaaagaaatacaaa ATTGATGATCAGAGGAGGACCCATAATTATGATGAGTTCATCTGCACCTTTATATCAATGCTGGCCCAAGAAG GCATGCTGGCCAGCCTCGTGGAGCAGAACATTTCAGTACGTCGTCGGCAGGGAGTGAGTATCGGCCGCTTGCACAAACAGAGGAAACCTGATCGCAGGAAACGCTCCCGACCTTACAAGGCCAAACGCCAGTAA
- the bap1 gene encoding ubiquitin carboxyl-terminal hydrolase BAP1 isoform X2 codes for MNKGWLELESDPGLFTLLVEDFGVKGVQVEEIYDLQSKCQSPVYGFIFLFKWIEERRSRRKVNTLVDETSVIDEEIVNDMFFAHQLIPNSCATHALLSVLLNCSGVELGTTLSRMKAFTKGFSPESKGYAIGNAPELARAHNSHARPEPRHLPEKQNGISAVRTMEAFHFVSYVPIKDRLFELDGLKAYPIDHGPWGEEEEWTDKARRVIMERIGLATAGEPYHDIRFNLMAVVPDRRMKYESKLDILKRNRQTVLEGLQKMIRLTQPELVHDKKQQDSSSPDDSTTAIKKEADAEPVTSQRDQASSDSVDESGGQSKDAPCPSGNTKVMGKPPVPAGGGSQQVTSTNPIVQRLPAFLDNHNYAKSPMQEEEDLAAGVGRSRMPGPPQPPYSDDEDDYEDEDEDVTGSAGTSSRFRRKASLRSRTGRVGTGMESQIALSVLAEKLKKEVQRKDALNTPLSVRTEGRTGGICITSASQPSPTPSNESTDTASEIGSAFNSPLRSPARSQAATRPSSPVASHLSRVLFGEDEMLRLDSRHNRAVRELGPSVSVALLHLQEDGVIYALPPSDLAADGTKQPCTPEKIKDKEQAGLAAAEKEGVNEGDEGPSVDVKEEESKDGAEVKPSKEKLNATETAADSKLPGDKYSPKELLALLKCVEADIASYEVYLKEEVEKRKKYKIDDQRRTHNYDEFICTFISMLAQEGMLASLVEQNISVRRRQGVSIGRLHKQRKPDRRKRSRPYKAKRQ; via the exons ATGAACAAAGGCTGGCTGGAGCTCGAGAGTGACCCAG GGCTGTTCACTCTACTGGTGGAAGATTTTG GAGTCAAAGGTGTCCAAGTAGAGGAAATATATGATCTACAAAGCAAGTGTCAAAG CCCTGTCTATGGCTTCATCTTCCTGTTCAAGTGGATTGAGGAACGTCGATCCAGGAGGAAAGTTAACACTTTGGTGGATGAAACCTCTGTCATTGATGAGGAAATTGTAAATGATATGTTCTTTGCTCATCAG CTGATACCAAATTCATGTGCCACCCACGCGTTGCTGAGTGTGCTTCTGAACTGCAGTGGCGTTGAGCTCGGCACCACCCTTAGTCGCATGAAGGCTTTCACAAAAGGCTTTAGTCCCGAG agtaaAGGTTATGCAATAGGAAATGCCCCTGAGCTTGCCAGAGCACACAACAGCCATGCCAG ACCGGAGCCCAGGCACCTGCCGGAGAAACAGAATGGGATCAGTGCAGTGCGGACCATGGAAGCCTTCCACTTTGTCAGCTATGTGCCCATCAAAGACCGCCTCTTTGAGCTCGATGGACTCAAGGCTTACCCCATTGACCATG GGCCctggggagaggaggaggaatggaCTGATAAAGCTCGGCGGGTTATCATGGAAAGGATTGGACTGGCCACTGCCGG TGAGCCGTACCATGACATCCGCTTCAACCTGATGGCAGTGGTGCCTGACCGCAGGATGAAGTACGAGTCCAAACTGGATATTTTAAAGAGGAATCGACAGACTGTTCTGGAGGGTCTACAGAAG ATGATCCGGCTCACCCAGCCCGAGCTTGTCCATGATAAGAAGCAGCAAGACTCTTCCTCTCCTGATGATAGCACCACTGCAATCAAGAAGGAGGCAGATGCGGAGCCAGTTACATCCCAAAGAGATCAGGCTTCTTCAG attcagtggaTGAGTCAGGAGGTCAGTCTAAAGATGCCCCATGTCCTTCAGGAAACACCAAGGTCATGGGCAAACCACCAGTCCCTGCAGGAGGAGGCTCCCAGCAAGTCACCAGTACCAACCCCATCGTTCAACGCCTGCCTGCCTTCCTAGACAACCACAACTATGCTAAGTCTCCAATGCAG gaagaggaggatctTGCTGCTGGAGTTGGTCGCTCTCGGATGCCAGGGCCTCCCCAACCGCCATACTCTGATGACGAAGATGACTATGAGGACGAGGATGAGGATGTAACTGGTTCTGCAGGCACATCAAGCAG gtttaggCGAAAGGCAAGTCTGCGATCACGAACAGGACGTGTAGGGACTGGAATGGAGAGCCAGATTGCCCTGAGTGTCCTGGCTGAGAAACTGAAGAAGGAGGTCCAAAGGAAAGATGCCTTAAACACACCTCTTTCTGTACGCACAGAAGGCCGCACTGGGGGCATTTGTATCACATCTGCTTCACAGCCTTCCCCCACACCCAGCAACGAAAGCACCGACACAGCATCTGAGATCGGCAGCGCCTTCAACTCCCCGCTGCGCTCGCCCGCACGCTCCCAGGCTGCCACGCGTCCGTCCAGTCCAGTGGCATCCCATCTGTCTCGCGTGCTGTTTGGAGAAGATGAGATGCTGAGGCTAGACTCCAGACATAACCGTGCTGTCAGAGAACTGGGTCCCTCTGTCAGCGTGGCCTTGCTACACCTGCAGGAGGATGGAGTCATCTACGCTCTTCCACCATCTG ATTTAGCTGCTGATGGCACCAAGCAGCCTTGCACTCCTGAGaagataaaagacaaagagCAAGCAGGCCTCGCAGCAGCGGAGAAAGAAGGAGTGAACGAGGGAGACGAGGGACCATCTGTGGACgtgaaagaagaggagagcaaAGATGGAGCAGAGGTGAAACCCAGCAAGGAAAAGCTTAACGCTACGGAAACTGCTGCAGACAGCAAGCTCCCTGGGGATAAGTACTCACCTAAA GAGTTGCTCGCACTGCTCAAGTGCGTGGAGGCGGACATTGCCAGTTATGAGGTGTATCtaaaggaggaagtagagaagagaaagaaatacaaa ATTGATGATCAGAGGAGGACCCATAATTATGATGAGTTCATCTGCACCTTTATATCAATGCTGGCCCAAGAAG GCATGCTGGCCAGCCTCGTGGAGCAGAACATTTCAGTACGTCGTCGGCAGGGAGTGAGTATCGGCCGCTTGCACAAACAGAGGAAACCTGATCGCAGGAAACGCTCCCGACCTTACAAGGCCAAACGCCAGTAA
- the bap1 gene encoding ubiquitin carboxyl-terminal hydrolase BAP1 isoform X1, protein MNKGWLELESDPGLFTLLVEDFGVKGVQVEEIYDLQSKCQSPVYGFIFLFKWIEERRSRRKVNTLVDETSVIDEEIVNDMFFAHQLIPNSCATHALLSVLLNCSGVELGTTLSRMKAFTKGFSPESKGYAIGNAPELARAHNSHARPEPRHLPEKQNGISAVRTMEAFHFVSYVPIKDRLFELDGLKAYPIDHGPWGEEEEWTDKARRVIMERIGLATAGEPYHDIRFNLMAVVPDRRMKYESKLDILKRNRQTVLEGLQKMIRLTQPELVHDKKQQDSSSPDDSTTAIKKEADAEPVTSQRDQASSDSVDESGGQSKDAPCPSGNTKVMGKPPVPAGGGSQQVTSTNPIVQRLPAFLDNHNYAKSPMQEEEDLAAGVGRSRMPGPPQPPYSDDEDDYEDEDEDVTGSAGTSSRFRRKASLRSRTGRVGTGMESQIALSVLAEKLKKEVQRKDALNTPLSVRTEGRTGGICITSASQPSPTPSNESTDTASEIGSAFNSPLRSPARSQAATRPSSPVASHLSRVLFGEDEMLRLDSRHNRAVRELGPSVSVALLHLQEDGVIYALPPSADLAADGTKQPCTPEKIKDKEQAGLAAAEKEGVNEGDEGPSVDVKEEESKDGAEVKPSKEKLNATETAADSKLPGDKYSPKELLALLKCVEADIASYEVYLKEEVEKRKKYKIDDQRRTHNYDEFICTFISMLAQEGMLASLVEQNISVRRRQGVSIGRLHKQRKPDRRKRSRPYKAKRQ, encoded by the exons ATGAACAAAGGCTGGCTGGAGCTCGAGAGTGACCCAG GGCTGTTCACTCTACTGGTGGAAGATTTTG GAGTCAAAGGTGTCCAAGTAGAGGAAATATATGATCTACAAAGCAAGTGTCAAAG CCCTGTCTATGGCTTCATCTTCCTGTTCAAGTGGATTGAGGAACGTCGATCCAGGAGGAAAGTTAACACTTTGGTGGATGAAACCTCTGTCATTGATGAGGAAATTGTAAATGATATGTTCTTTGCTCATCAG CTGATACCAAATTCATGTGCCACCCACGCGTTGCTGAGTGTGCTTCTGAACTGCAGTGGCGTTGAGCTCGGCACCACCCTTAGTCGCATGAAGGCTTTCACAAAAGGCTTTAGTCCCGAG agtaaAGGTTATGCAATAGGAAATGCCCCTGAGCTTGCCAGAGCACACAACAGCCATGCCAG ACCGGAGCCCAGGCACCTGCCGGAGAAACAGAATGGGATCAGTGCAGTGCGGACCATGGAAGCCTTCCACTTTGTCAGCTATGTGCCCATCAAAGACCGCCTCTTTGAGCTCGATGGACTCAAGGCTTACCCCATTGACCATG GGCCctggggagaggaggaggaatggaCTGATAAAGCTCGGCGGGTTATCATGGAAAGGATTGGACTGGCCACTGCCGG TGAGCCGTACCATGACATCCGCTTCAACCTGATGGCAGTGGTGCCTGACCGCAGGATGAAGTACGAGTCCAAACTGGATATTTTAAAGAGGAATCGACAGACTGTTCTGGAGGGTCTACAGAAG ATGATCCGGCTCACCCAGCCCGAGCTTGTCCATGATAAGAAGCAGCAAGACTCTTCCTCTCCTGATGATAGCACCACTGCAATCAAGAAGGAGGCAGATGCGGAGCCAGTTACATCCCAAAGAGATCAGGCTTCTTCAG attcagtggaTGAGTCAGGAGGTCAGTCTAAAGATGCCCCATGTCCTTCAGGAAACACCAAGGTCATGGGCAAACCACCAGTCCCTGCAGGAGGAGGCTCCCAGCAAGTCACCAGTACCAACCCCATCGTTCAACGCCTGCCTGCCTTCCTAGACAACCACAACTATGCTAAGTCTCCAATGCAG gaagaggaggatctTGCTGCTGGAGTTGGTCGCTCTCGGATGCCAGGGCCTCCCCAACCGCCATACTCTGATGACGAAGATGACTATGAGGACGAGGATGAGGATGTAACTGGTTCTGCAGGCACATCAAGCAG gtttaggCGAAAGGCAAGTCTGCGATCACGAACAGGACGTGTAGGGACTGGAATGGAGAGCCAGATTGCCCTGAGTGTCCTGGCTGAGAAACTGAAGAAGGAGGTCCAAAGGAAAGATGCCTTAAACACACCTCTTTCTGTACGCACAGAAGGCCGCACTGGGGGCATTTGTATCACATCTGCTTCACAGCCTTCCCCCACACCCAGCAACGAAAGCACCGACACAGCATCTGAGATCGGCAGCGCCTTCAACTCCCCGCTGCGCTCGCCCGCACGCTCCCAGGCTGCCACGCGTCCGTCCAGTCCAGTGGCATCCCATCTGTCTCGCGTGCTGTTTGGAGAAGATGAGATGCTGAGGCTAGACTCCAGACATAACCGTGCTGTCAGAGAACTGGGTCCCTCTGTCAGCGTGGCCTTGCTACACCTGCAGGAGGATGGAGTCATCTACGCTCTTCCACCATCTG CAGATTTAGCTGCTGATGGCACCAAGCAGCCTTGCACTCCTGAGaagataaaagacaaagagCAAGCAGGCCTCGCAGCAGCGGAGAAAGAAGGAGTGAACGAGGGAGACGAGGGACCATCTGTGGACgtgaaagaagaggagagcaaAGATGGAGCAGAGGTGAAACCCAGCAAGGAAAAGCTTAACGCTACGGAAACTGCTGCAGACAGCAAGCTCCCTGGGGATAAGTACTCACCTAAA GAGTTGCTCGCACTGCTCAAGTGCGTGGAGGCGGACATTGCCAGTTATGAGGTGTATCtaaaggaggaagtagagaagagaaagaaatacaaa ATTGATGATCAGAGGAGGACCCATAATTATGATGAGTTCATCTGCACCTTTATATCAATGCTGGCCCAAGAAG GCATGCTGGCCAGCCTCGTGGAGCAGAACATTTCAGTACGTCGTCGGCAGGGAGTGAGTATCGGCCGCTTGCACAAACAGAGGAAACCTGATCGCAGGAAACGCTCCCGACCTTACAAGGCCAAACGCCAGTAA